The proteins below come from a single Streptococcus hyointestinalis genomic window:
- a CDS encoding PadR family transcriptional regulator, which produces MAHFPTSAVVIEFLILAIVDEQDSYGYEISRTIKLIADIKESSLYPILKRLEKAGFVTTYSQEHQGRKRKYYRITDSGKDELTFLKKEWQTYTETILGIIEGSIRHEKD; this is translated from the coding sequence ATGGCGCATTTTCCAACATCTGCTGTGGTGATTGAGTTTTTGATTCTAGCCATTGTCGATGAGCAGGATTCCTATGGCTATGAGATTAGCCGGACCATAAAGCTCATCGCAGACATCAAAGAGTCCTCACTTTACCCCATTTTAAAAAGGCTGGAAAAAGCGGGTTTTGTGACGACTTATTCGCAAGAACATCAAGGACGCAAGCGCAAGTACTATCGCATCACAGACTCAGGCAAAGACGAGCTGACCTTTCTCAAGAAAGAATGGCAGACTTACACAGAGACTATTTTAGGCATTATCGAAGGGAGTATAAGACATGAAAAAGACTGA
- a CDS encoding DUF1700 domain-containing protein produces the protein MKKTEYLAELDRYLRKLPEADYKEAMEYFTEYFDEAGEDKEEEVIRELGTPKEAASEIIHNILGKTLVEDKPRSYKQTLTIAVLAILAAPIGLPLVIALLGFLLGVALFILGILLAGVILLLALFAVGIFYMVDAVNLWQQVSLSAASISFGGGMFAVGVGLLACLILYQLIKLCGRGLLLLIHTLTKKGEKA, from the coding sequence ATGAAAAAGACTGAATACCTAGCAGAACTAGACCGCTATCTGCGTAAACTACCAGAAGCCGACTACAAGGAGGCGATGGAATATTTTACAGAATATTTTGACGAAGCAGGCGAGGACAAGGAAGAAGAGGTCATCCGTGAGCTGGGCACACCAAAAGAGGCAGCCAGCGAGATTATCCACAATATCCTTGGAAAGACCCTTGTCGAGGACAAGCCACGCTCCTACAAGCAAACACTCACGATAGCGGTTTTAGCCATTCTAGCAGCGCCTATCGGACTGCCTCTTGTTATTGCTTTATTGGGCTTTCTTTTAGGAGTTGCTCTCTTTATCCTTGGTATCCTATTAGCTGGTGTGATATTACTACTTGCGCTCTTTGCTGTAGGTATCTTTTACATGGTTGATGCGGTCAATCTCTGGCAGCAAGTCTCGCTATCAGCAGCCAGTATCAGCTTTGGCGGAGGGATGTTCGCTGTTGGGGTTGGGCTGTTAGCTTGTCTCATCCTCTACCAGCTCATCAAACTGTGTGGACGTGGGTTGTTACTGCTCATTCACACACTGACTAAAAAAGGAGAAAAAGCATGA
- a CDS encoding DUF4097 family beta strand repeat-containing protein, which yields MKTGTKVVLGIALSFSLLGIFFGVFGYYTGGIDDIRAKAEATTQKYSKTFDKLDSLTVSGENYLTVTSGNVTKPTLTYTKVKAQNSIYTTDYSFKNGELTLNSKANYASRHISGGLLDLAGEGFSFDNQITLTLPKNSNLKTISVSNNSGFILKNLRLKDTTIETSSYFETTNVNLDSTKLSVNYNTIDIKQTTLINTSITIKDGDFEGNGLTFKQKNSIIADGIDISLNDYNLTVTHNSEGDDDITKRLTASSENTLNLVARDDDITVQ from the coding sequence ATGAAAACAGGAACAAAAGTGGTATTAGGAATTGCACTAAGCTTTAGTTTATTGGGCATTTTCTTTGGCGTCTTTGGCTATTACACCGGAGGCATTGATGATATTAGAGCCAAAGCAGAAGCTACTACCCAAAAGTACAGTAAGACTTTTGACAAGCTCGACTCGCTTACAGTCTCTGGAGAGAATTATCTGACTGTCACATCTGGTAATGTCACAAAACCAACGCTAACTTATACCAAAGTCAAAGCTCAAAATTCAATTTACACGACAGACTACAGCTTCAAAAATGGAGAGCTGACTCTTAATAGTAAAGCTAACTATGCCAGTAGACATATTTCCGGTGGATTATTAGACCTTGCTGGAGAAGGCTTTAGCTTTGATAATCAAATCACACTTACCTTACCTAAGAATAGCAACCTAAAGACTATCTCAGTAAGCAATAACAGTGGATTCATTCTTAAAAATCTAAGACTTAAAGACACCACCATCGAAACAAGCAGCTACTTTGAAACGACAAATGTTAACCTCGATAGCACCAAGCTATCCGTCAACTACAACACCATCGATATAAAGCAAACCACATTGATAAACACAAGTATCACTATTAAAGATGGGGACTTTGAAGGCAATGGTCTGACCTTTAAGCAAAAAAATAGCATCATCGCTGATGGCATAGACATTTCTCTCAATGACTATAATCTCACTGTCACGCACAACTCTGAAGGAGACGATGACATCACAAAACGCCTAACAGCTTCTAGCGAAAACACACTCAACCTGGTAGCTAGAGACGATGATATCACCGTTCAATAA
- a CDS encoding DUF1304 domain-containing protein, with protein MSLITVVLATLVALEHFYIMYLETFATQSEATSRVFSTDKEELSRPSVDNLFKNQGVYNGLIGVFLLYGLFGAHSVELVTVFLIYVVAVAAYGAITVDKKIILKQAGLAILALLSLLF; from the coding sequence ATGTCACTTATTACTGTTGTTTTAGCAACATTGGTTGCTTTGGAGCATTTTTATATCATGTACTTGGAGACTTTTGCGACTCAGTCAGAGGCAACGAGTCGTGTTTTCAGTACGGACAAGGAAGAGCTCAGCCGTCCGTCGGTTGATAACCTCTTTAAAAACCAAGGAGTCTACAATGGTTTAATCGGTGTTTTCTTGCTCTACGGTCTTTTTGGAGCACACAGTGTGGAGTTGGTAACGGTCTTTTTGATTTATGTGGTTGCAGTTGCCGCTTACGGTGCCATCACTGTTGATAAGAAAATCATCCTAAAACAAGCAGGTCTTGCTATTTTAGCGCTCTTGAGTTTACTCTTTTAA
- a CDS encoding NAD(P)H-dependent oxidoreductase, whose product MQTTIIYAHPYDKSFNHAILEKLLAKYATEDLAVIDLYKDGFKPVYTREELALFKTGETLNSLVRHYQEQLAKTDKLIIVSPIWWNNIPAIFKGFFDKVLKMNFAYCPTKTGVKGLLTNITSDEVVTTSTSTTFYLRYFAGNCINSSVKSTLKQIGIQHFSWKHLGGISQSTAKKREKFLATL is encoded by the coding sequence ATGCAAACGACCATCATCTATGCCCATCCTTATGACAAAAGCTTTAATCACGCTATCTTGGAAAAGCTCCTCGCAAAATATGCCACAGAAGACCTAGCTGTCATTGACTTGTACAAGGATGGCTTTAAACCTGTCTATACCCGTGAGGAGCTGGCTCTCTTTAAGACGGGAGAAACGCTAAACTCGCTGGTGCGCCACTATCAAGAGCAACTGGCAAAGACGGACAAGCTCATCATTGTAAGCCCCATTTGGTGGAACAATATCCCTGCTATCTTTAAAGGCTTTTTTGACAAGGTACTGAAGATGAACTTTGCTTACTGTCCAACCAAAACTGGCGTCAAGGGACTATTGACCAACATCACATCAGATGAGGTAGTGACCACATCGACGTCAACAACCTTTTATCTGCGTTATTTTGCGGGAAATTGTATCAATAGCTCGGTCAAATCCACCCTCAAACAAATCGGTATCCAGCACTTTTCTTGGAAACATTTGGGTGGTATAAGTCAGTCAACAGCGAAAAAGCGGGAAAAATTTCTAGCGACTCTCTAA
- a CDS encoding TetR/AcrR family transcriptional regulator, with the protein MPRKPTQLREKLIQTGLDYVEQYGVETISLRLIAEKCQVSHGSPYKYFKNKQDYLDTVLAEIRAIFVEALLQDITETASDRQRLLKMGTNFVAFATAILTILTLSF; encoded by the coding sequence ATGCCAAGAAAACCTACACAACTGCGAGAAAAGCTGATTCAAACTGGGCTAGATTATGTTGAACAATATGGTGTAGAGACCATTTCTCTGCGCTTGATTGCAGAAAAATGTCAGGTCAGTCATGGTAGTCCCTACAAGTATTTTAAAAATAAACAGGACTATCTTGATACTGTGCTTGCTGAGATTAGAGCTATTTTTGTTGAGGCTTTACTGCAGGACATTACTGAGACTGCTAGTGACCGTCAGCGTTTGCTAAAAATGGGGACTAACTTTGTTGCTTTTGCTACTGCCATCCTCACTATTTTAACGCTCTCTTTTTAG
- a CDS encoding YbaB/EbfC family nucleoid-associated protein, with translation MMNMQNMLKQAQKLQKQMEKKQAELASTTFVGKSAQDLVTATFTGDKKLVSIDYKEAIVDPDDIETLQDMTTQAINDALAQVDAATQKTMGAFAGKLPF, from the coding sequence ATGATGAATATGCAAAACATGCTGAAGCAGGCACAAAAGCTTCAAAAGCAAATGGAAAAAAAACAAGCAGAGCTTGCTAGTACGACTTTTGTGGGCAAATCTGCCCAAGATTTAGTGACTGCGACCTTTACAGGCGATAAAAAGCTGGTCTCTATTGACTACAAGGAAGCCATCGTCGATCCTGACGATATCGAGACTCTCCAAGATATGACAACGCAAGCTATCAACGATGCACTTGCTCAAGTTGATGCGGCAACTCAAAAGACTATGGGCGCTTTTGCTGGTAAATTGCCCTTCTAA
- a CDS encoding MerR family transcriptional regulator, with translation MSVTYSTGELARLAKVSVRTVQYYDKCGILPPTSLSEGGRRIYTESDLHVLKQICFLRELDFSIEQIKRLLAEDNATETLQLLLVDHITHLNQDIHHKKEQVDIAVNLLDSLKKQPEMPLEQWADLSLVMKNHSLWRKNFVSSWVKLALLTFLFIGVVYVLGYYFEGQLWAQVLGVSLALLFLLVLIWMVYRYYQKVAYLCPHCHKPFVPTFRAFSLAAHTPKTRRLTCPHCHHKSYCLEIAREDEAK, from the coding sequence GTGTCTGTCACTTACTCGACAGGTGAGCTGGCAAGGCTGGCTAAGGTTTCGGTTAGAACCGTGCAGTATTATGATAAGTGTGGTATCCTGCCACCGACTTCTCTTAGTGAGGGTGGGCGCAGGATTTACACCGAGTCTGACCTGCATGTGCTCAAGCAGATTTGCTTTTTACGAGAGCTTGATTTCTCCATTGAGCAGATCAAGAGGCTGCTCGCAGAGGATAATGCTACTGAGACCTTGCAGTTGTTGCTGGTGGATCATATCACTCACCTAAACCAGGATATTCACCATAAAAAGGAACAGGTTGACATTGCTGTCAACTTGCTTGACAGTCTCAAAAAACAGCCTGAGATGCCTTTAGAGCAATGGGCAGATCTCTCATTGGTTATGAAAAATCACAGTCTTTGGCGTAAAAATTTTGTATCTAGCTGGGTAAAGCTTGCTCTTCTCACCTTCCTCTTTATAGGAGTGGTCTATGTGCTTGGTTACTATTTTGAGGGGCAATTATGGGCGCAGGTACTTGGCGTTAGTTTAGCCTTACTGTTTCTCCTTGTGCTTATCTGGATGGTTTATCGCTATTATCAAAAGGTGGCTTATCTCTGTCCGCATTGTCACAAGCCCTTTGTGCCGACCTTTAGAGCCTTTAGCTTAGCAGCGCACACTCCAAAAACGAGACGCCTCACCTGTCCACATTGCCATCACAAGTCCTACTGCCTTGAGATTGCAAGAGAAGATGAAGCCAAATAA
- a CDS encoding 3'-5' exonuclease — protein sequence MKALSNYIAFDLEFNTVKDVSHIIQVSAVKFCDHKEVDSFDTYVYSDVPLQSFINGLTGITADKLRDAPKLEAVLADFKTFVGDSSLIGYNALKSDLPLLDSYGLDLSSQYALDVFDEAYERRSSDLNGIANLKLHTVAKFLEIDGKSHDSLEDARMTALVYERFLEFDDNKAFLTQQEPQDTTNPFASLSGLSHFFDE from the coding sequence ATGAAAGCATTAAGCAACTACATTGCCTTTGATTTGGAGTTTAATACAGTCAAGGATGTCAGCCACATCATACAGGTCTCTGCCGTTAAGTTTTGTGACCATAAGGAAGTTGACAGCTTTGACACTTATGTTTACAGCGATGTGCCCTTGCAATCCTTTATCAATGGATTGACAGGTATTACCGCTGACAAGCTACGAGACGCACCGAAGTTAGAAGCGGTGCTTGCTGACTTCAAAACTTTTGTCGGTGATAGCTCTTTGATAGGCTACAATGCGCTAAAGAGCGATTTACCGCTCCTTGACAGCTACGGGCTGGATTTGTCAAGCCAGTATGCGCTTGATGTTTTTGATGAGGCTTATGAGCGCAGAAGTAGCGACCTAAATGGCATTGCAAATTTGAAGTTGCACACTGTGGCTAAGTTTTTAGAGATTGATGGCAAAAGCCATGACAGTCTAGAGGACGCTCGTATGACAGCTCTTGTCTATGAGCGATTTCTCGAGTTTGATGACAATAAAGCCTTTCTCACGCAGCAAGAACCACAAGATACGACCAATCCATTTGCCAGTCTCAGCGGACTTTCCCATTTTTTTGATGAATAG